A window of Nocardioidaceae bacterium genomic DNA:
TGCTGCAGCGCACCCCGCCGTACGTCGTCCCCAAGCCCGATACCGAGTACGGCGCCGCGGCCTACCTCGCCCGCCGCGACGATCGCGTCATCAAGGCCGCCCGCAGCACGGTCTTCTGGGTCACCGAGGTCTTCAACCAGGCCCTGGTCGGCGACCGCCGGGTCGACGACGCGGTGATCCGCGCCATCCGTACGTCGTGGTGGCTGCACCTGCGTCGCTCGGTCAGCGACCCCGCCCTCCGCAAGGCGCTGACACCCGACTACCCGATCGGTTGCAAGCGGCTGCTGTTCTCCTCCGAGTGGTACCCGACGCTCGACCGTGACGACGTCGACCTCGTCACCGAGGGCGTGACCGGGGTCGAGCCCGAGGGCGTACGCCTCGCCGACGGCCGCCTCGTCGAGGCCGACGTGCTGGTGTGGGGCACCGGCTTCGCCGCCACCGACTTCCTCGCCGGCATCGAGGTCGTGGGCGCCGAGGGCGTGAAGCTCCACGACGACGTGTGGGACGACGGCGCGTGGGCGCACCTCGGGGTGACCGTGCCCGGCTTCCCCAACCTGTTCATGATCTACGGCCCGAACACCAACCTGGGGGGCTCCTCGATCATCACGATGCTGGAGGCGCAGGCCGGGTACGCCGCGCAGGTCGCTCGTCGTATCGCCGAGGGCCGGGCCGATGCGTACGAGGTGCGCGAGCACGTGGCCCGCCACTACGACACCGAGATGCAGGAGCGGCTCAACGACTCGGTGTGGAACGCGTGCACGAGCTGGTACAACGACGGCTCGCGCATCACTACGAACTGGCCCGGCATCGTCGAGGAGTACGTCGACCGTCTCGCCGAGGTCGACGAGTCCGACCTGGTCGCGCACCACCCCGCGGCGGCGCGAGCGCGTGACTGAGGTGGGCGGGCCCACCCAGCCGGCGCCGGGGGTGCTGCGTACGCCCCCGACCAGGTTCGAGGGCCTGCCCGACTACGACTTCGCGCCGCACTGGACCGGCGTCAGCGCAGGAGACGGTGCGATGGCGCGGGTGCCGATGCGGATGCACCACGTCGAGCAGGGGCCCGCCGACGGGCCGGTCGTGCTCATGCTGCACGGCGAGCCGAGCTGGAGCTATCTCTACCGCCACATGGTGCCGGCCTTCGCCCGTGAGGGCTTCCGTGCCATCGCCCCGGACCTCATCGGCTTCGGCCGGTCGGACAAACCGACGCACAGGTCGGCCTACACCTACCAGGCCCACGTCGACTGGGTCCGCGACTGGTTCGACGCCCACCAGCTCACCGACGTCACCCTCGTGTGCCAGGACTGGGGGTCGCTGATCGGCCTCCGTCTGGTCGGCGAGCTGCCCGAGAGGTTCGCCCGGGTCGTCGTCGCCAACGGCTTCCTGCCGACCGCGGAGCGCGGCACCCCGCTCGCTTTCGACCTGTGGCAGGCGGCGTCGAGGTTCTCACCGGTCTTCCCCGCCGGCCGCATCGTCGCCCTCGGCACGAAGCGCCCTCTGTCCCGCGGTGAGCGCGCGGCGTACGACGCTCCCTTCGGCAACCGCGCCAGCCAGGCGGGTGCGCGGGTCTTCCCCTCGCTGGTGCCGACCGAGGAGAGCGATCCCGCCGTGCCGGCCAACCGCGAGGCGTGGCGGGTGCTGGGGCAGTGGGACAAGCCGTTCCTCACGCTGTTCGGTTGCCACGACCCGATCCTGGGTCGGGCGGACCGTCCGCTGCAGCAGCACGTGCCGGGTGCCGCAGGTCAGCCGCACGGTCGGCTGGACGGCTCGCACTTCGTGCAGGAGGACTGCGGGCTCGAGATCGTCGAGCGGACGGTCTCCTGGATCCGCGGCAGCGGCCCCGTCTGACTCAGGCGCCTGACTCCGCCGCCTGACTCAGCCGGCAGACGGCGTGACGTCGGCGGCCGGGGGGTCGAGCGCGAGGAACAGCTGGGTGGTCAGGTCGAACGCGCGGACGGCCTCCTCGACGACCTCGTCCGCCTCCCGGGCACGCAGCGCCGCTGCGTCGAGACCCTCGCGGTAGCGGCGCAGGAAGGGCACGGTGCTCGGCCGCCCGTGGCGGGTCGATTCGGCCACGGCGGAGAAGTCGTAGAAGGCCACCCCGTCGTGCCCGGCCGTACGCAGCGCCGAGGCCACGACCTGGCCGCCGGAGAGGTCGCCGAGGTAGCGCACGTAGTGGTGGGCGAGGAGGCGGTGGGGCGCCGAGCGCGCCACGTGCTCGAGCCGGTCGACGTACGCGATCGTCGCGGCCCGCACCGCCGGTGTCTCCGCCGGCTCCCCCCATCGCGCCAGGTCCGCCCGCAGCGCGCTCAGACGCTGTAGGCCGGGGTCGTGCACGACCGCGATCGCGGGGTGGGAGACGTGGGCCGCCACGGCATCCTCGAGTGCCGCGTAGATCTCGGTCAGGGCCGCCAGGTACGCCGCGTACGTGGCGCGTCTCACGCGTCCGGTCGCGAGGGTCGCGGCCCACCCCGTGGACTCCGCCGTACGGTGCGCCGTCGCGGTTGCCTGTCGCAACCGCGCGGCCAGTGGCTGAGCCGTCACGAGCACCTCGGTAGTTGATCGTTTGACATCTGTGTGGCGATAGTTTCAGTCCGTAAGGGTGTGTGGTCGCCCAGTGCTCGGGAAGATTCAAGATCATGCCGCCAGTCGTGACGTCCGGACAGGCGAAGGAGGAGCACCGCCTTCCCTTCGCCCCGCCGTCGACCGTCAAGGCGCGCAACCTGCTCGACGACTTCGTCCGCGCCGCCTCGCTGTCGCACCGCTGTCAGCAGGAGGCGACCATCGTGCTCGGCGAGCTCGTGTCGAACGCGTTGGACCACGGGTCCCCGATGCCCGGCGACTGCTTCACGGTGGAGTTCTCGCGTACGCCCGAGGGCCTCACACTCTGCGTGACCGACGGCGGCTCCCACGCTGCGCCGCGGGTCCGGGTCGTCAACGCCGGCCCGTACGCCGCCCGGGGCCGCGGGCTCGCCATGGTGCAGGCGCTCTGCGCCGAGTGGAAGGTCGACCAGGAGACCGGGACCCGGGTCATGGCGACCCTGAGCTGCTGACGCGAGGCGACCGAGGGGTCCGCAGACGCGACAACACCCGGTGCCGCGTCGGCGGGACCGGGTGTCGTGCTGGACGGAGGCGCTCAGGCGCTCGCGTCCGCCGTGCCCTCGCGGGACTCCTTGAACGGGATGGCGCAGATCGTGAGCACCCGCTGCGGTACCGAGCCGGGCTTCGCGACGAGGTCGAGCGTCGTGCCCTTCTCGTGGGCCGCAGCCAGCGCCTTGGCGATGACGCCGACGGCGACACTGGGGAAGTAGTCGACGTCGGAGAGATCGATCGTCAGGTCCTTCGAGTGGTCCTCGGAGTGCTCGGCGATCAGGTTGCGCAGCTCGATGACTGCGTCGTACTCGACGGAACCGTGGAGGACCAGGGTGTCTCCGTCGAGCTCGGAGGTGAAGGGGCGTTCAAGCATGCCGCCCACACTAGACGGGCCACCCCAGGCTCGTCACCCGGGTCGCCCACGTCGACGTACGCCGCATTCTGGACCACCCCTGCGGAGGGTGGCAACGCACGAAGGACGGCTCCCTCCGTGCGCGGACGACACCTGTCGGGCACTATGGCGTCACGAGGCGGACGTTTCGACGTCCGGCCCCTCGCAGACCGCCCCGCCCCCGACCGACGGATGTCCATGACCCTGCCCCCCTCGCCGCACGCACCGGCGCATCCGGGGGTCGACCTGTCGAGCTGCGAGAACGAGCCGATCCACATCCCGGGTGCGGTGCAGCCGCACGGGGTGCTCCTGGCGCTGGACCCCGTCGACATGCGCGTGGTGATGGCCTCGCAGAACACCGACGACATGCTCGGGATGCCCGTCGACCGTGCCATCGGGGCCGACGTGGTCGACCTGATCGGCACCGGACTGGCGGACCAGATCCGGCACCACGTCGCCCAGGGGCTGCTCGCGGAGTCCCTGGTCGTCGTGCTGGGCCCGATGCCACGGTCCGACGGGACCGAGCTGCGCGGGCGCCTCACCGGGTGCGAGGTCGACGTCTCCGTCCACGAGGCCGACGGCCTGCTGGTCGTGGAGCTCGAGGAGTTCGGCCGGCCGCGCAGCGTGCTGCTGTCCTACCAGTCCGCACGCGGCGCGATGGACCGGCTCTCCTCGGCCCCCGACATCGAGGAGCTGGCACGTCGACTCGCCGTCGAGGTGCGCGACCTCACCTTGTTCGACCGGGTGATGGTCTACCGCTTCGACGCGGAGTGGAACGGCGAGGTGGTCGCCGAGACGGCTCGTGAGGACCTCGAGCCCTTCCTCGGCCTGCGTTATCCCGCCAGCGACATCCCCGCCCAGGCGCGGCGGCTCTACACCGTGAACTGGACCCGCCTGATCGCCGACGTGGACTACGAGCCCGTGCCCGTCGACCCGCTGGTCGGCCCCCGCACCGGTCGACCCCTGGACATGTCGCGGTCCTCGCTGCGCAGCGTCTCCCCGGTGCACCTGGAGTACCTGCGCAACATGGGCGTCACGGCGTCGATGTCGGTCTCCCTGGTGCACAACGACCGGCTGTGGGGCCTGGTGGCCTGCCACCACTACTCCGGACCCCACCGCCCCAGCCAGGACGCCCGTGCGGCCGCGGAGTTCCTGGGCCAGGTCGCCTCCGGCGAGTTCGCCGAGCGGGAGTCCGCCGCGAGCCGCATCGACATGCTCGAGGCCAGCAGCGTGCTCTCGCGCATCACGAGCCGTCTCGCCCGTGACCCCCGCTCGCTCTCGGCCGCGATGGTCGAGGACCCCGAGATCCTCGCGCTCGTGGGAGCCAGCGGTGTCGCGTGCCTCAGCGAGGGTGCCCTGCGCACCGCTGGTGAGGTGCCCGACGACGAGGTCCTGCTCGACCTCGGCGAGCAGCTGTGCGCGCTGGCCGAGGCCGGCCGGCAGGACGGTGCCGAACAGTTCGCGCCGGTCGCCACCGACAACCTGGTGAGTCTCGTGGACACCGTCGGCGACGTCGCCGCGGGGGCGTTGCTCATCAACCCGGGTCCCGGGTGGTGGCTGATGTGGCTGCGGCCGCCGTACGTGCGCGAGGTCACCTGGGCCGGCAACCCCGCCCTCAGCAAGACGCCCACGCAGGCCGAGGACGGGTCCGTACGCCTCTCCCCGCGCAAGTCCTTCGAGCAGTGGTCCGAGCTGGTGCGCGATCGCAGCGAGCCCTGGTCGAGCACCGCCATGGACATCGCCGAGTCGCTGCAGACCCACCTCGTCAGCGTCATGCTCAAGCGCTCGCGGGAGCAGGTCATGGTGGCCCAGTCCCTCCAGCAGAGCGTCGTGGCGGAGTGGTCCTCGCAGCTCCGCGGCCTCGACGTCGCCGTCCGCTACACCCCGGCGACCTCCTACCAGCTCGGTGGCGACTGGTGGGACCTGGTCGACCTCGACGGCGACCGGGTCGCTCTCGTGATCGGTGACGTCGCCGGGCACGGTGTCAGCGCGGTCGCCGCCATGACCCAGGTGCGCGCCGCCCTGCGCGCCTACCTCTTCGCGGGCATCGACGTCGCCGAGGCCTTCGACCACCTCGACCGCCTCATGGCGCGCACGTTCGACGCACGGGTGGCCTCGGCCTGCGCCGTGGTGCTCGATCGCGGCACGCGCATGGCCCGCATCGTCAACGCGGGACACCCCCCGCCGGTGATCTGCGGCCAGATCGAGCTGCCGTCGCTGAAGCAGCTCATCAGTCGACCGGTGCTCGGCCTGGGCATGGGCACGACCACGCCGCTGGACGTACGGCTGCCCGAGGGTGCCTCGATGGTGCTCTACACCGACGGGCTCGTCGAACGACGCGGCGAGGACCTGCTGCGCAACATCGAGCGGCTGCGCGCGACGGCCTGCGCCGGCCCCGGGGGTCGGGACCTGGAGTCCTGGCTCGAGACGCTCGTCGAGGTGAACCCGGGGGAGACCGACGACGACACCACCGTCGTCGCCTTCGCTCTCTGACATCCCGGATCCTGGGCACCGGAATCGCCGCCGTGGGCGTTCTGCGACGATGAGCGCGTGAAGGCCCTGCTGCTCGAGAACATCCACCCGCACGCGTACGACATCCTCACCGGCGCCGGCATCGAGGTCGAGACCGCCGAGGGCGCGCTGGACACCGACGAGCTGGTCGCCGCCCTGCAGGGTGTCTCACTGCTCGGCATCCGCTCCAAGACCCAGGTCACCGCCGAGGTGGTCGCGAACGCCCCCGACCTGATGGCCATCGGCGCGTTCTGCATCGGCACCAACCAGATCGACCTCGCCGCAGCCGCCGGGGCGGGCGTCGCGGTCTTCAACGCGCCCTACTCCAACACCCGCTCGGTGGTGGAGATCGCGATCGCCGAGATCATCGCGCTCGCGAGGCGGCTCACCGACCGCAACAAGGCGCTTCACGAGGGCGTGTGGGACAAGTCCGCGTCGGGCAGCCACGAGGTGCGCGGGCGCGCCCTCGGCATCGTCGGCTACGGCAACATCGGCAGCCAGCTCTCGGTCGTGGCCGAGATGCTCGGCATGCAGGTCTACTTCTACGACACCGAGGAGAAGCTGGCGCTCGGCAACGCCCGCCGCTGCGCCTCGCTCGACGAGCTGCTCGGCAAGGTCGACACGGTGACGTTGCACGTGGACGGCCGGGAGGGCAACGCCGGCATCTTCGGGGCCGAGCAGTTCGCCACGATGCGGCCCCGGTCGATCTTCCTCAACCTCTCGCGCGGGTTCGTGGTCGAGCACCAGGCGCTGCACGACAACCTGGTCTCCGGTCACCTCGCCGGAGCGGCCGTCGACGTGTTCCCCGAGGAGCCCAAGTCGCGCGGTGACCGGTTCAGCTCGCCGCTCATCGGTCTGCCCAACGTGATCCTGACCCCTCACATCGGCGGCAGCACCGAGGAGGCCCAGGAGGACATCGGGCGCTTCGTCGGCGGCAAGCTGCGCGACTACGTGGGCGAGGGCAACACCGCCCTCTCGGTCAACCTGCCGCCGCTGCAGCCGGGGCGGCAGGGCGCCGTCCGCATCGCCCACGTGCACCGCAACACCCCGGGCGTGCTGGCACACCTGAACCAGCTCTTCGCGAAGTACGGCACCAACATCGACGCCCAGCAGCTCGCCACGCGCGGCACGCAGGGCTACGCGGTCACCGACGTGCACGAGGTCTCCGAGGACCTGCTCACCGAGCTGTCGCAGCACCCGGACACGATCCGGCTGCGCGTGCTGGGCGCCTGAGGTCAGGCCCCGGCCGCGCGCAGGCCGGGGAGCGTGCCGGCCTGCGCACCCCCTGGGGGACCTGCGGGGCCCAGGCATGCCACCAGCACAGCCACGTCGTCCTGCCAGTCTGCTCGGGCGTGCAGCTCCTCGAGCCAGGTCTCCCAGGCGCCCTCGTCACCGAGTCGTCGCGCCTCCTCGGCGACAGTCTCCGCGCGCCGCGCGAGCGCCTGCATGCCCTGGTCGAGGTCCTTCGCGCGCGACTCCACGACACCGTCGGTGTAGAGCACCAGCCCCGCGACCTCCTCGATCGGCACCCAGTGCTCGCTGCGCGGGCCGCTCACCAGACCGATCGGCGGTGAGCCCCCGTGCTCGACGAACCCGGCGCGGCCGTCCGCGTCGATCAGCAGGCCCGGCGGGTGCCCCGCGCGGGCGATGCCGACCTCGCCGCGCCGGCGGTCGACCAGCGCGTAGACGACGGTGATGATCTCGTCGGGCCGCAGGTCGACGATGCCGGTGTCGAGCATGTCGAGCGCCGCACCCGGGTCGAGGTGCAGTGAAGCCGCCGTGCGCAGGGCCGTCCGCGCCTGGCCCATCACGGCGGCCGCTCGCCATCCCTTGCCCATGACGTCGCCGACGACGAGGACGACACGGTCCTCATCGACCGCGATGGTGTCGAACCAGTCGCCGCCGACCTCGTGACCCACGGTGACGGGCCGGTAGACCGCGTGCAGCGTCAGACCGGCGACCGCTGTGGGGCGACCCGGGCGGATCGAGGCCTGCAGGGTGGCCGACGCCGCGGCGACGGTCTCGTACGCCCGGCCGCGGGACAGCGCCAGCGCCGTCTGGTCGACCAGGGCGGTCAGGAAACGCACGTCGTACGGAGTCCACGTGCGGCCGGTCTCCGCGACCAGCACCAGGTGCCCCAGCAGCCGGTCCTCGGCGCGCAGCGCCAGCACGGCGTACGCCCGACCCGTCCCGGGGCCGTCGTCGTCGGCCACCAGACCCACGGGGTCGCTGAAGACCGGCGCGTGCAGGGGCTCGGATCCACCGTGGCGGTCGACGAGCTGCCGGGCGTACGTCGGGAGTCCGGGTGTCGCCGCCCCGGAGACGTCGCGGGCGGCGGGGACCACGTGCGCGTCGAGGGCCCGCGTGCCGGAGACGGCCAGGCGTGAGGCCGTCTCGCAGACGTCGGGAACGGTCAGCGCCTCGGACAGCTCACGGGCGGCGTCGAGCAGCCGGCGGCTGAGACCGTCCGCGACCTCGAGCTCCCCGTCGCGGCGGCTGAGCTCGCGGCGCGTCCAGATCTCACCGCTGACCAGGGAGGCGATCAGCCACCACAGGCTGCCGGCGGCGAGCACGACGTAGGTGGAGGTGCGGAGCGTGAGGCCGGCCCACCACAGGTGGGAGTAGACCTCGTCGGCCGCGGCGAGCACCAGCAGACCGAGCGCGGAGAGCACCAGGGCGACCGCAGCCCAGCCGTGCAGCCCCGAGGTGAGCCGCGCCCGGGGGCGGACCCAGGCGGCCGTCACGCCGAGGGTGACCAGGGCGACGGCGACGGCGAGACCTCGCATGAGCGGGGTGATCGCGAGACCGTCGAAGAGTGCGGGTAGCGGCACGACGCCGCTGACGAGCACGGCGCTGCCGACGATGCCGGCGGTCAGCACCACGGGGAGCAGGCGCATGGGCAGGCGCAGGGCCTCCAGGACGACGCCGACGGCGAGTGACAGGTGGGAGGTCAGCGTCAGGGCCGCCTGCGCGTCGCTGGCTGCACCCAGGGTGCCCGCGACCTCGACGAGCTCGCGCGAGAGCAGCATCATGCACAGGGCCGACGCGGCGACGCCGAGGCCCACGGCGAACCATCCCAGGCGCGGGTCGCCGAAGGCCCGGGCGCACGACCCGACCACGGCGACTGCCACCAGGGCGCACAGCGGAGGCGCGGTCAGCAGGACCACGGCGATCGAGCCGCGCGGCTGCCACGTCGCGCCGGCGGCGACGGCCACCAGCGCCGCGAGCAGCAGCGAGACCAGCAGGGTCGGGGCGAGGTGCAGCTCGACGGCGGGACGCGCCCCCGGCGCGCCACGGCCGCCGACGCCCGGGGGCGCCGGGGTCGGCGGCTCCCTCATGCTGACGAGCGTGCCACGATCCGGCCGTCCCGTCGCGCGAATGCGACGCGAGACCTGAGGAATCCGCCACCCGCCGGACGTACGAGGACCCCGTCGGGAGCCTGGCTCCTGACGGGGTCCTCGGGGTCGCGCCGCTCAGCGACGCTGCTCGATCAGCCGGCGAGCTTGCCCGCGAAGCGCACCACGCGCTGCGCGAGGTGGGTCAGCGCGTCGTTGGTCGGGTCCTCCAGCGGTGCGTCGTTGTTGGCCCCGGTGACGTGCCCGACGCCGTAGGGGTTGCCGTCGACGAACTTGAGGCCGTCGGTGTAGCCGGGCGCGACGATGACACCACCCCAGTGCATGAAGGTCGTGTACAGCGAGGTCAGGGTCTGCTCCTGGCCGCCGTGCAGGGTCTGGCTCGAGGTGAAGCCCGCATACGCCTTGTCGGCGAGCTTGCCCTGGCCCCACTCGCCGCCGAGCTGGTCGATGAACTGCTTCAGCTGGGAGGAGACGTTGCCGAAGCGGGTCGGCGTGCCCATGATGACGCCGTCGGCCCAGACGATGTCGTCGGCGGTCGCCTCGGGCTCGTCGGCCACGGCCTCCCGGTGGGCCTTCCAGGCCGGCTGGCCCTCGACGATGTCGGCGGGCGCCAGCTCGGCGACGTGGCGCAGGCGCACCTCGGCGCCGGCGGCCTCGGCCTCGGCGGCGACCTTGCGTGCCATGGCGTCGACAGTGCCGGTGGCGGAGTAGTAGATGACGGCGAGCTTGGTCATGCGGTGATGCCTCCTGGGCGTCGGGAACGCTGCGTGGTTTAACGTAAAACTACCCTACCGGGTCCGGCTCACACGTCACAGCGCACGTCAGGCGGGCGTGCCTAGGCTCGGGAGCATGAACCGTCCTGCCACTGTGGGTGCCCTGCGCGACGCGGGCTACACGCCGCGCACCGTCAAGGAGGAGATCCGCGCGAACCTCGTGGCGGCGCTGGCCGAGGGCCGTGACGCCTTTCCCGGCATCGTGGGTCTCGAGGACACCGTGCTGCCTCGCCTGGAGAGCGCGCTGCTCGCCGGCCACGACTTCGTGCTCCTCGGGGAGCGTGGACAGGGCAAGACGCGACTGATGCGTACGCTCACCGGTCTGCTCGACGAGGTCGTGCCGGTCGTCGAGGGCTGCGAG
This region includes:
- a CDS encoding NAD(P)/FAD-dependent oxidoreductase, with the translated sequence MRALIIGAGFGGLSAAKALRDTGVTDITILERSTDVGGVWRDNTYPGAACDVPSDLYSWSWAPHAGWRRRYGTQTEIFAYIRRTAQEQGFTDLVRFGAQVDRLEWDAEQATWTATLADGSTETADLVVTAVGQLSNPRLPDIPGHETFAGPAMHTATWDHSVDLTGKRVVCVGTGASAIQAVPRIAPAAEHTTVLQRTPPYVVPKPDTEYGAAAYLARRDDRVIKAARSTVFWVTEVFNQALVGDRRVDDAVIRAIRTSWWLHLRRSVSDPALRKALTPDYPIGCKRLLFSSEWYPTLDRDDVDLVTEGVTGVEPEGVRLADGRLVEADVLVWGTGFAATDFLAGIEVVGAEGVKLHDDVWDDGAWAHLGVTVPGFPNLFMIYGPNTNLGGSSIITMLEAQAGYAAQVARRIAEGRADAYEVREHVARHYDTEMQERLNDSVWNACTSWYNDGSRITTNWPGIVEEYVDRLAEVDESDLVAHHPAAARARD
- a CDS encoding haloalkane dehalogenase — encoded protein: MLRTPPTRFEGLPDYDFAPHWTGVSAGDGAMARVPMRMHHVEQGPADGPVVLMLHGEPSWSYLYRHMVPAFAREGFRAIAPDLIGFGRSDKPTHRSAYTYQAHVDWVRDWFDAHQLTDVTLVCQDWGSLIGLRLVGELPERFARVVVANGFLPTAERGTPLAFDLWQAASRFSPVFPAGRIVALGTKRPLSRGERAAYDAPFGNRASQAGARVFPSLVPTEESDPAVPANREAWRVLGQWDKPFLTLFGCHDPILGRADRPLQQHVPGAAGQPHGRLDGSHFVQEDCGLEIVERTVSWIRGSGPV
- a CDS encoding biliverdin-producing heme oxygenase, which gives rise to MTAQPLAARLRQATATAHRTAESTGWAATLATGRVRRATYAAYLAALTEIYAALEDAVAAHVSHPAIAVVHDPGLQRLSALRADLARWGEPAETPAVRAATIAYVDRLEHVARSAPHRLLAHHYVRYLGDLSGGQVVASALRTAGHDGVAFYDFSAVAESTRHGRPSTVPFLRRYREGLDAAALRAREADEVVEEAVRAFDLTTQLFLALDPPAADVTPSAG
- a CDS encoding ATP-binding protein, which encodes MTSGQAKEEHRLPFAPPSTVKARNLLDDFVRAASLSHRCQQEATIVLGELVSNALDHGSPMPGDCFTVEFSRTPEGLTLCVTDGGSHAAPRVRVVNAGPYAARGRGLAMVQALCAEWKVDQETGTRVMATLSC
- a CDS encoding STAS domain-containing protein, yielding MLERPFTSELDGDTLVLHGSVEYDAVIELRNLIAEHSEDHSKDLTIDLSDVDYFPSVAVGVIAKALAAAHEKGTTLDLVAKPGSVPQRVLTICAIPFKESREGTADASA
- a CDS encoding SpoIIE family protein phosphatase, with product MTLPPSPHAPAHPGVDLSSCENEPIHIPGAVQPHGVLLALDPVDMRVVMASQNTDDMLGMPVDRAIGADVVDLIGTGLADQIRHHVAQGLLAESLVVVLGPMPRSDGTELRGRLTGCEVDVSVHEADGLLVVELEEFGRPRSVLLSYQSARGAMDRLSSAPDIEELARRLAVEVRDLTLFDRVMVYRFDAEWNGEVVAETAREDLEPFLGLRYPASDIPAQARRLYTVNWTRLIADVDYEPVPVDPLVGPRTGRPLDMSRSSLRSVSPVHLEYLRNMGVTASMSVSLVHNDRLWGLVACHHYSGPHRPSQDARAAAEFLGQVASGEFAERESAASRIDMLEASSVLSRITSRLARDPRSLSAAMVEDPEILALVGASGVACLSEGALRTAGEVPDDEVLLDLGEQLCALAEAGRQDGAEQFAPVATDNLVSLVDTVGDVAAGALLINPGPGWWLMWLRPPYVREVTWAGNPALSKTPTQAEDGSVRLSPRKSFEQWSELVRDRSEPWSSTAMDIAESLQTHLVSVMLKRSREQVMVAQSLQQSVVAEWSSQLRGLDVAVRYTPATSYQLGGDWWDLVDLDGDRVALVIGDVAGHGVSAVAAMTQVRAALRAYLFAGIDVAEAFDHLDRLMARTFDARVASACAVVLDRGTRMARIVNAGHPPPVICGQIELPSLKQLISRPVLGLGMGTTTPLDVRLPEGASMVLYTDGLVERRGEDLLRNIERLRATACAGPGGRDLESWLETLVEVNPGETDDDTTVVAFAL
- the serA gene encoding phosphoglycerate dehydrogenase, which gives rise to MKALLLENIHPHAYDILTGAGIEVETAEGALDTDELVAALQGVSLLGIRSKTQVTAEVVANAPDLMAIGAFCIGTNQIDLAAAAGAGVAVFNAPYSNTRSVVEIAIAEIIALARRLTDRNKALHEGVWDKSASGSHEVRGRALGIVGYGNIGSQLSVVAEMLGMQVYFYDTEEKLALGNARRCASLDELLGKVDTVTLHVDGREGNAGIFGAEQFATMRPRSIFLNLSRGFVVEHQALHDNLVSGHLAGAAVDVFPEEPKSRGDRFSSPLIGLPNVILTPHIGGSTEEAQEDIGRFVGGKLRDYVGEGNTALSVNLPPLQPGRQGAVRIAHVHRNTPGVLAHLNQLFAKYGTNIDAQQLATRGTQGYAVTDVHEVSEDLLTELSQHPDTIRLRVLGA
- a CDS encoding SpoIIE family protein phosphatase; translated protein: MREPPTPAPPGVGGRGAPGARPAVELHLAPTLLVSLLLAALVAVAAGATWQPRGSIAVVLLTAPPLCALVAVAVVGSCARAFGDPRLGWFAVGLGVAASALCMMLLSRELVEVAGTLGAASDAQAALTLTSHLSLAVGVVLEALRLPMRLLPVVLTAGIVGSAVLVSGVVPLPALFDGLAITPLMRGLAVAVALVTLGVTAAWVRPRARLTSGLHGWAAVALVLSALGLLVLAAADEVYSHLWWAGLTLRTSTYVVLAAGSLWWLIASLVSGEIWTRRELSRRDGELEVADGLSRRLLDAARELSEALTVPDVCETASRLAVSGTRALDAHVVPAARDVSGAATPGLPTYARQLVDRHGGSEPLHAPVFSDPVGLVADDDGPGTGRAYAVLALRAEDRLLGHLVLVAETGRTWTPYDVRFLTALVDQTALALSRGRAYETVAAASATLQASIRPGRPTAVAGLTLHAVYRPVTVGHEVGGDWFDTIAVDEDRVVLVVGDVMGKGWRAAAVMGQARTALRTAASLHLDPGAALDMLDTGIVDLRPDEIITVVYALVDRRRGEVGIARAGHPPGLLIDADGRAGFVEHGGSPPIGLVSGPRSEHWVPIEEVAGLVLYTDGVVESRAKDLDQGMQALARRAETVAEEARRLGDEGAWETWLEELHARADWQDDVAVLVACLGPAGPPGGAQAGTLPGLRAAGA
- the wrbA gene encoding NAD(P)H:quinone oxidoreductase gives rise to the protein MTKLAVIYYSATGTVDAMARKVAAEAEAAGAEVRLRHVAELAPADIVEGQPAWKAHREAVADEPEATADDIVWADGVIMGTPTRFGNVSSQLKQFIDQLGGEWGQGKLADKAYAGFTSSQTLHGGQEQTLTSLYTTFMHWGGVIVAPGYTDGLKFVDGNPYGVGHVTGANNDAPLEDPTNDALTHLAQRVVRFAGKLAG